The Papio anubis isolate 15944 chromosome 1, Panubis1.0, whole genome shotgun sequence genome window below encodes:
- the C1H1orf127 gene encoding uncharacterized protein C1orf127 homolog isoform X1, producing MKCPMLRSRLGRESVHCGPMFIQVSRPLPLRSDDRQTPWLLSLRGELVASLEDASLMGLYVDINATTITVQSPRQGLLQRWEVLNTSAELLPLWLVSGHHAYSLEAACPPVSFQPESEVLVHIPKQRLGLVKRGSYIEETLSLRFLRVQQSNIFMVTENKDFVVVSIPAAGVLQVQRCQEVGGTPGTQAFYRVDLSLQFAEMAAPVLWTVESFFQCVGSGTESPASTATLRATPSPPSPGPETPPARVPSAASSQVWAAGPAAQEWLSWDLPHQPSDALAKKGLGPLLQTAKPARRGQTSASIFPRVMQAQQGLQAPPGEVGFPGHPTPPVTLPSEPVEGVQASPWRPRPVLPVHPTLTLPVSSDASSPPPPALRPEQSESLLVSGPSVTLTEGLGTVRPEQDPAQSPGSPLLLRGLSRGHMAAPEPVSGEPGQASEELQPLTRPWRARLAAEALVSHHSPRESQETSSGIEVERPSQTGPGFPREGARGLVDFSSSEPSEDMEGPGLSTLLGRDATFSTPSVRQPDPSACAGASGPELTRTPRVRPAAPLAVLPVEPLPAELIRPAALLTPKTSSVGGADQALYLECTPGSVGQEESGAAHASSPLSTQTLSPWAPTGGSLPSLVEIEHPFPAGRGASPQQELTGATLAPSAESHRPPELQDSVEGLPERPHAESPW from the exons GTCTCCCGGCCCCTGCCCCTGCGCAGCGACGATAGACAG ACTCCATGGCTGCTGTCCCTTCGAGGGGAGCTGGTGGCTTCTCTTGAAGATGCCAGCCTGATGGGACTGTATGTGGACATCAATGCCACCACTATCACCGTCCAAAGCCCGAGACAAGGCCTTCTTCAGAGGTGGGAG gtATTGAACACCTCTGCTGAGCTCCTGCCACTATGGCTGGTGAGCGGTCACCATGCCTATTCTTTAGAAGCTGCTTGCCCACCGG TGTCATTCCAGCCAGAGTCGGAGGTCTTAGTTCACATCCCCAAGCAGAGACTGGGTCTAGTCAAAAGAGGTTCCTACATTGAGGAAACcctgagcctcagattcctccGAGTCCAACAGTCCAACATCTTTATGGTGACTGAGAACAAGGACTTTGTGGTGGTCAGCATCCCAGCGGCCGGGGTGCTCCAGGTCCAG CGATGCCAAGAAGTCGGAGGAACCCCGGGAACACAAGCTTTCTATAGGGTAGACCTGAGCCTGCAGTTTGCTGAGATGGCTGCCCCAGTCCTCTGGACGGTGGAGAGCTTCTTCCAGTGTGTGG GTTCAGGAACAGAGTCGCCTGCCTCAACTGCTACACTAAGGGCCACTCCCTCCCCGCCATCCCCAGGACCAGAGACCCCTCCAGCAAGAGTGCCATCTGCCGCTTCCTCCCAGGTGTGGGCTGCAGGACCAGCTGCCCAGGAATGGCTTTCTTGGGACCTCCCTCACCAGCCTTCTGATGCGCTGGCCAAG AAGGGGCTTGGACCGTTGCTGCAAACAGCCAAACCGGCGAGGAGAGGCCAGACATCTGCCTCCATTTTCCCTAGAGTGATGCAAGCTCAGCAAGGTCTCCAGGCTCCCCCAGGGGAAGTGGGGTTCCCTGGACACCCCACGCCTCCAGTCACGCTCCCCTCGGAGCCTGTAGAGGGTGTCCAGGCTAGTCCCTGGCGGCCACGTCCAGTCTTGCCAGTGCACCCGACTCTGACCCTGCCTGTGTCCTCAGACGCCTCCTCTCCTCCACCGCCAGCCCTGAGGCCTGAACAGTCTGAATCGCTCCTGGTCTCGGGACCATCTGTCACCCTGACTGAAGGTCTAGGAACTGTGAGGCCTGAGCAGGACCCCGCCCAGTCTCCAGGAAGTCCCCTCCTGCTGAGAGGGCTGTCAAGGGGGCATATGGCTGCACCCGAGCCCGTCTCGGGGGAGCCTGGCCAAGCCAGCGAGGAGCTCCAGCCACTGACAAGGCCCTGGCGGGCCAGGCTGGCGGCAGAGGCACTGGTTTCTCACCATTCTCCCCGAGAGTCCCAGGAAACATCCTCTGGAATAGAGGTGGAGAGGCCGAGCCAGACTGGGCCTGGTTTCCCCAGGGAGGGGGCCAGGGGACTCGTGGACTTTTCATCCTCAGAGCCAAGCGAGGACATGGAGGGGCCGGGACTCTCCACCCTGCTGGGGAGGGATGCCACATTCTCCACCCCAAGCGTGAGGCAGCCAGACCCCAGTGCCTGTGCCGGGGCCTCAGGACCCGAACTCACCAGGACGCCCAGGGTGAGGCCGGCAGCGCCCTTGGCGGTTCTTCCTGTGGAACCTCTGCCAGCAGAACTCATTCGCCCGGCAGCTCTTCTGACAcccaaaacctcatctgtaggAGGGGCAGACCAGGCCCTATACCTGGAGTGTACCCCTGGCTCTGTGGGCCAGGAGGAATCAGGGGCTGCACATGCATCCAGTCCTCTGTCCACGCAAACCCTGAGCCCGTGGGCTCCCACAGGAGGGTCGCTACCCAGCCTGGTGGAGATTGAACACCCCTTCCCGGCTGGCCGGGGGGCCTCACCCCAGCAGGAGCTGACAGGGGCCACCTTGGCCCCCAGTGCTGAAAGCCACAGGCCTCCTGAGCTTCAGGACAGTGTGGAGGGGCTTCCTGAGAGGCCCCATGCTGAGTCTCCATGGTGA
- the C1H1orf127 gene encoding uncharacterized protein C1orf127 homolog isoform X2, whose translation MVCERVLFLQTPWLLSLRGELVASLEDASLMGLYVDINATTITVQSPRQGLLQRWEVLNTSAELLPLWLVSGHHAYSLEAACPPVSFQPESEVLVHIPKQRLGLVKRGSYIEETLSLRFLRVQQSNIFMVTENKDFVVVSIPAAGVLQVQRCQEVGGTPGTQAFYRVDLSLQFAEMAAPVLWTVESFFQCVGSGTESPASTATLRATPSPPSPGPETPPARVPSAASSQVWAAGPAAQEWLSWDLPHQPSDALAKKGLGPLLQTAKPARRGQTSASIFPRVMQAQQGLQAPPGEVGFPGHPTPPVTLPSEPVEGVQASPWRPRPVLPVHPTLTLPVSSDASSPPPPALRPEQSESLLVSGPSVTLTEGLGTVRPEQDPAQSPGSPLLLRGLSRGHMAAPEPVSGEPGQASEELQPLTRPWRARLAAEALVSHHSPRESQETSSGIEVERPSQTGPGFPREGARGLVDFSSSEPSEDMEGPGLSTLLGRDATFSTPSVRQPDPSACAGASGPELTRTPRVRPAAPLAVLPVEPLPAELIRPAALLTPKTSSVGGADQALYLECTPGSVGQEESGAAHASSPLSTQTLSPWAPTGGSLPSLVEIEHPFPAGRGASPQQELTGATLAPSAESHRPPELQDSVEGLPERPHAESPW comes from the exons ATGGTTTGTGAACGTGTCCTGTTTCTCCAGACTCCATGGCTGCTGTCCCTTCGAGGGGAGCTGGTGGCTTCTCTTGAAGATGCCAGCCTGATGGGACTGTATGTGGACATCAATGCCACCACTATCACCGTCCAAAGCCCGAGACAAGGCCTTCTTCAGAGGTGGGAG gtATTGAACACCTCTGCTGAGCTCCTGCCACTATGGCTGGTGAGCGGTCACCATGCCTATTCTTTAGAAGCTGCTTGCCCACCGG TGTCATTCCAGCCAGAGTCGGAGGTCTTAGTTCACATCCCCAAGCAGAGACTGGGTCTAGTCAAAAGAGGTTCCTACATTGAGGAAACcctgagcctcagattcctccGAGTCCAACAGTCCAACATCTTTATGGTGACTGAGAACAAGGACTTTGTGGTGGTCAGCATCCCAGCGGCCGGGGTGCTCCAGGTCCAG CGATGCCAAGAAGTCGGAGGAACCCCGGGAACACAAGCTTTCTATAGGGTAGACCTGAGCCTGCAGTTTGCTGAGATGGCTGCCCCAGTCCTCTGGACGGTGGAGAGCTTCTTCCAGTGTGTGG GTTCAGGAACAGAGTCGCCTGCCTCAACTGCTACACTAAGGGCCACTCCCTCCCCGCCATCCCCAGGACCAGAGACCCCTCCAGCAAGAGTGCCATCTGCCGCTTCCTCCCAGGTGTGGGCTGCAGGACCAGCTGCCCAGGAATGGCTTTCTTGGGACCTCCCTCACCAGCCTTCTGATGCGCTGGCCAAG AAGGGGCTTGGACCGTTGCTGCAAACAGCCAAACCGGCGAGGAGAGGCCAGACATCTGCCTCCATTTTCCCTAGAGTGATGCAAGCTCAGCAAGGTCTCCAGGCTCCCCCAGGGGAAGTGGGGTTCCCTGGACACCCCACGCCTCCAGTCACGCTCCCCTCGGAGCCTGTAGAGGGTGTCCAGGCTAGTCCCTGGCGGCCACGTCCAGTCTTGCCAGTGCACCCGACTCTGACCCTGCCTGTGTCCTCAGACGCCTCCTCTCCTCCACCGCCAGCCCTGAGGCCTGAACAGTCTGAATCGCTCCTGGTCTCGGGACCATCTGTCACCCTGACTGAAGGTCTAGGAACTGTGAGGCCTGAGCAGGACCCCGCCCAGTCTCCAGGAAGTCCCCTCCTGCTGAGAGGGCTGTCAAGGGGGCATATGGCTGCACCCGAGCCCGTCTCGGGGGAGCCTGGCCAAGCCAGCGAGGAGCTCCAGCCACTGACAAGGCCCTGGCGGGCCAGGCTGGCGGCAGAGGCACTGGTTTCTCACCATTCTCCCCGAGAGTCCCAGGAAACATCCTCTGGAATAGAGGTGGAGAGGCCGAGCCAGACTGGGCCTGGTTTCCCCAGGGAGGGGGCCAGGGGACTCGTGGACTTTTCATCCTCAGAGCCAAGCGAGGACATGGAGGGGCCGGGACTCTCCACCCTGCTGGGGAGGGATGCCACATTCTCCACCCCAAGCGTGAGGCAGCCAGACCCCAGTGCCTGTGCCGGGGCCTCAGGACCCGAACTCACCAGGACGCCCAGGGTGAGGCCGGCAGCGCCCTTGGCGGTTCTTCCTGTGGAACCTCTGCCAGCAGAACTCATTCGCCCGGCAGCTCTTCTGACAcccaaaacctcatctgtaggAGGGGCAGACCAGGCCCTATACCTGGAGTGTACCCCTGGCTCTGTGGGCCAGGAGGAATCAGGGGCTGCACATGCATCCAGTCCTCTGTCCACGCAAACCCTGAGCCCGTGGGCTCCCACAGGAGGGTCGCTACCCAGCCTGGTGGAGATTGAACACCCCTTCCCGGCTGGCCGGGGGGCCTCACCCCAGCAGGAGCTGACAGGGGCCACCTTGGCCCCCAGTGCTGAAAGCCACAGGCCTCCTGAGCTTCAGGACAGTGTGGAGGGGCTTCCTGAGAGGCCCCATGCTGAGTCTCCATGGTGA
- the C1H1orf127 gene encoding uncharacterized protein C1orf127 homolog isoform X3, which yields MGLYVDINATTITVQSPRQGLLQRWEVLNTSAELLPLWLVSGHHAYSLEAACPPVSFQPESEVLVHIPKQRLGLVKRGSYIEETLSLRFLRVQQSNIFMVTENKDFVVVSIPAAGVLQVQRCQEVGGTPGTQAFYRVDLSLQFAEMAAPVLWTVESFFQCVGSGTESPASTATLRATPSPPSPGPETPPARVPSAASSQVWAAGPAAQEWLSWDLPHQPSDALAKKGLGPLLQTAKPARRGQTSASIFPRVMQAQQGLQAPPGEVGFPGHPTPPVTLPSEPVEGVQASPWRPRPVLPVHPTLTLPVSSDASSPPPPALRPEQSESLLVSGPSVTLTEGLGTVRPEQDPAQSPGSPLLLRGLSRGHMAAPEPVSGEPGQASEELQPLTRPWRARLAAEALVSHHSPRESQETSSGIEVERPSQTGPGFPREGARGLVDFSSSEPSEDMEGPGLSTLLGRDATFSTPSVRQPDPSACAGASGPELTRTPRVRPAAPLAVLPVEPLPAELIRPAALLTPKTSSVGGADQALYLECTPGSVGQEESGAAHASSPLSTQTLSPWAPTGGSLPSLVEIEHPFPAGRGASPQQELTGATLAPSAESHRPPELQDSVEGLPERPHAESPW from the exons ATGGGACTGTATGTGGACATCAATGCCACCACTATCACCGTCCAAAGCCCGAGACAAGGCCTTCTTCAGAGGTGGGAG gtATTGAACACCTCTGCTGAGCTCCTGCCACTATGGCTGGTGAGCGGTCACCATGCCTATTCTTTAGAAGCTGCTTGCCCACCGG TGTCATTCCAGCCAGAGTCGGAGGTCTTAGTTCACATCCCCAAGCAGAGACTGGGTCTAGTCAAAAGAGGTTCCTACATTGAGGAAACcctgagcctcagattcctccGAGTCCAACAGTCCAACATCTTTATGGTGACTGAGAACAAGGACTTTGTGGTGGTCAGCATCCCAGCGGCCGGGGTGCTCCAGGTCCAG CGATGCCAAGAAGTCGGAGGAACCCCGGGAACACAAGCTTTCTATAGGGTAGACCTGAGCCTGCAGTTTGCTGAGATGGCTGCCCCAGTCCTCTGGACGGTGGAGAGCTTCTTCCAGTGTGTGG GTTCAGGAACAGAGTCGCCTGCCTCAACTGCTACACTAAGGGCCACTCCCTCCCCGCCATCCCCAGGACCAGAGACCCCTCCAGCAAGAGTGCCATCTGCCGCTTCCTCCCAGGTGTGGGCTGCAGGACCAGCTGCCCAGGAATGGCTTTCTTGGGACCTCCCTCACCAGCCTTCTGATGCGCTGGCCAAG AAGGGGCTTGGACCGTTGCTGCAAACAGCCAAACCGGCGAGGAGAGGCCAGACATCTGCCTCCATTTTCCCTAGAGTGATGCAAGCTCAGCAAGGTCTCCAGGCTCCCCCAGGGGAAGTGGGGTTCCCTGGACACCCCACGCCTCCAGTCACGCTCCCCTCGGAGCCTGTAGAGGGTGTCCAGGCTAGTCCCTGGCGGCCACGTCCAGTCTTGCCAGTGCACCCGACTCTGACCCTGCCTGTGTCCTCAGACGCCTCCTCTCCTCCACCGCCAGCCCTGAGGCCTGAACAGTCTGAATCGCTCCTGGTCTCGGGACCATCTGTCACCCTGACTGAAGGTCTAGGAACTGTGAGGCCTGAGCAGGACCCCGCCCAGTCTCCAGGAAGTCCCCTCCTGCTGAGAGGGCTGTCAAGGGGGCATATGGCTGCACCCGAGCCCGTCTCGGGGGAGCCTGGCCAAGCCAGCGAGGAGCTCCAGCCACTGACAAGGCCCTGGCGGGCCAGGCTGGCGGCAGAGGCACTGGTTTCTCACCATTCTCCCCGAGAGTCCCAGGAAACATCCTCTGGAATAGAGGTGGAGAGGCCGAGCCAGACTGGGCCTGGTTTCCCCAGGGAGGGGGCCAGGGGACTCGTGGACTTTTCATCCTCAGAGCCAAGCGAGGACATGGAGGGGCCGGGACTCTCCACCCTGCTGGGGAGGGATGCCACATTCTCCACCCCAAGCGTGAGGCAGCCAGACCCCAGTGCCTGTGCCGGGGCCTCAGGACCCGAACTCACCAGGACGCCCAGGGTGAGGCCGGCAGCGCCCTTGGCGGTTCTTCCTGTGGAACCTCTGCCAGCAGAACTCATTCGCCCGGCAGCTCTTCTGACAcccaaaacctcatctgtaggAGGGGCAGACCAGGCCCTATACCTGGAGTGTACCCCTGGCTCTGTGGGCCAGGAGGAATCAGGGGCTGCACATGCATCCAGTCCTCTGTCCACGCAAACCCTGAGCCCGTGGGCTCCCACAGGAGGGTCGCTACCCAGCCTGGTGGAGATTGAACACCCCTTCCCGGCTGGCCGGGGGGCCTCACCCCAGCAGGAGCTGACAGGGGCCACCTTGGCCCCCAGTGCTGAAAGCCACAGGCCTCCTGAGCTTCAGGACAGTGTGGAGGGGCTTCCTGAGAGGCCCCATGCTGAGTCTCCATGGTGA